A genome region from Dolichospermum compactum NIES-806 includes the following:
- a CDS encoding serine/threonine-protein kinase: MRQCLNPDCLFPNPDNFQYCQKCGNNLLLRERYIPKSILGQGGFGRTFLAIDEDKPSKPYCVIKQFLPQAQGTDSIEKASQLFAQEAQRLEELGKHPQIPELMAYFTSDNRQYLVQEFVKGETLQTELDKNGVFSEQQIRGLLRELLQILEFVHSQQVIHRDIKPENIIRSSDNQLFLVDFGAAKIVKSQQRTATGTIIGSAEYCAPEQSMGKPLFISDLYSLGVTCLHLLTGMSPFDLYSPMEGEWVWRDYLNGNVVSDELGKILEKLASPIAKYRYQSVKKVMQELYFVDQKPNSQPPFDKPEISVIKVPSQYQKLEKLLADGKWKKADDETRRIILTLANRGIPGYLTIDNVLDIPSEDISIIDNLWVKNSNGRFGFSVQKQIYESVGGTTTYNHQIWNKFIDKVGWRKGENLLSDNEITFDIKAPKAHLPFFPVGSIWWWKVVISLYSQDDYWKAVIIVLILRS; encoded by the coding sequence ATGCGTCAATGTCTTAATCCTGACTGTCTTTTTCCTAACCCTGATAATTTTCAATATTGTCAAAAGTGCGGTAATAATTTACTTTTGCGTGAAAGATATATACCTAAATCAATTTTAGGTCAGGGTGGTTTTGGTAGAACATTTTTAGCTATTGATGAGGATAAACCATCAAAACCTTATTGTGTAATTAAACAATTTTTACCCCAAGCACAGGGAACAGATAGTATTGAAAAAGCATCCCAGTTATTTGCACAGGAAGCACAACGTTTAGAGGAGTTAGGTAAACATCCTCAAATACCTGAGTTAATGGCTTATTTTACATCCGATAATCGTCAATATTTAGTACAGGAATTTGTGAAAGGGGAAACTCTACAAACGGAGTTAGATAAAAATGGCGTTTTTTCTGAACAGCAAATTAGAGGATTATTAAGAGAACTGTTACAGATATTGGAGTTTGTTCATAGTCAACAGGTAATTCACCGAGATATTAAACCAGAAAATATTATTCGCAGTAGTGACAATCAGTTATTTTTAGTAGATTTTGGTGCGGCGAAAATAGTCAAGTCACAGCAACGCACAGCTACAGGGACAATTATTGGATCTGCTGAATATTGCGCTCCTGAACAGTCAATGGGTAAACCATTATTTATTAGTGATTTATATAGTTTAGGGGTAACTTGTTTGCATTTATTAACAGGAATGAGTCCGTTTGATTTATATAGTCCAATGGAAGGAGAATGGGTATGGAGAGATTATTTGAATGGAAATGTGGTAAGTGATGAATTAGGAAAGATTTTGGAAAAATTAGCAAGTCCTATTGCGAAATATCGTTATCAATCTGTAAAAAAAGTGATGCAGGAGTTATATTTTGTAGATCAAAAACCTAATTCTCAACCACCTTTTGACAAACCTGAAATATCTGTTATCAAAGTACCCAGTCAGTATCAAAAACTAGAGAAATTGTTAGCAGATGGTAAATGGAAAAAAGCAGATGACGAAACAAGACGGATAATATTGACACTTGCTAACCGGGGAATACCAGGTTATTTAACCATAGACAATGTTCTTGATATTCCCAGTGAAGACATTAGCATTATAGACAATTTATGGGTAAAGAATAGTAATGGACGCTTTGGTTTTTCTGTACAAAAGCAGATTTATGAAAGTGTGGGGGGAACAACAACTTACAACCACCAAATCTGGAATAAATTTATAGATAAGGTAGGATGGAGAAAAGGAGAAAATTTACTCTCTGATAATGAAATTACCTTTGACATAAAAGCACCAAAAGCGCATCTTCCCTTTTTTCCCGTAGGTTCGATATGGTGGTGGAAAGTAGTTATTAGTTTGTATTCTCAAGATGATTACTGGAAAGCGGTTATAATAGTTCTGATCTTGCGTTCATAA